A stretch of Pseudomonas taetrolens DNA encodes these proteins:
- a CDS encoding FAD-dependent oxidoreductase, which translates to MIEISEPQTAAPVVCIVSVAPTGAGVPVVAPEPTSTAVGPVVIIGSGHAGYGLAQALRKQDPLREIYVLTRESGHVYSKPALSIALAQGRSAAVLVNETPLAIEQRLGIRVYPHCQVERIDAQNRRLHTSLGEMPYGQLVLASGATPVRVPVEGCAEALVSVNNLSDYQAFRTQLEGKRRIAILGDGLIGCEFANDLASSGYQVQVIGLGAWPMERLLPEPAGQHLQAALTELGVSWSLQTTLQRIERSAEGFDLTLANGEQHQADLVLSAIGLRPDQVLALSCGLECGRGIQVNECLQTSIPSIFALGDCIEINGQLMPYLAPINQGIEALARTLSGYPTAVQYPLMPITVKTPAAPLCLLPAPFGCSGQWQIEPTADGLCAAFNDTSGVLRGFALIGRQAQQKRGVWLQNCQPLQTHVA; encoded by the coding sequence ATGATCGAAATCAGCGAGCCGCAGACCGCCGCACCGGTGGTGTGCATCGTCAGCGTCGCTCCGACTGGAGCGGGTGTTCCGGTGGTTGCACCTGAGCCGACCAGTACAGCCGTCGGCCCGGTGGTGATTATTGGCAGCGGTCACGCTGGCTATGGCCTGGCCCAGGCACTGCGCAAACAGGATCCACTGCGCGAGATTTACGTGCTGACGCGAGAAAGCGGGCATGTCTACTCCAAACCTGCCCTGTCCATCGCCCTGGCCCAGGGGCGCAGCGCTGCGGTGCTGGTCAATGAAACCCCGCTGGCCATCGAGCAACGGTTGGGTATTCGGGTCTATCCGCATTGTCAGGTAGAGCGCATTGATGCCCAGAACCGGCGCCTCCACACCAGCCTCGGTGAAATGCCCTACGGTCAACTGGTGCTGGCCAGCGGTGCAACCCCGGTACGCGTACCCGTCGAGGGGTGTGCCGAGGCACTGGTGAGCGTTAACAACCTGTCGGACTACCAGGCCTTTCGCACCCAACTGGAAGGCAAGCGTCGCATCGCAATCCTGGGCGACGGCTTGATTGGCTGCGAATTTGCCAACGACCTGGCCAGCAGCGGTTACCAGGTTCAGGTTATCGGCCTGGGCGCCTGGCCTATGGAGCGACTGTTACCCGAGCCTGCCGGGCAGCACCTTCAAGCGGCTCTCACAGAGCTGGGAGTGAGCTGGAGCTTGCAAACTACTCTGCAGAGGATCGAGCGCAGCGCCGAGGGATTCGACTTGACGCTCGCCAACGGTGAACAGCATCAGGCCGATCTGGTGCTCTCGGCCATCGGCCTGCGCCCGGATCAGGTGCTGGCCCTGTCCTGCGGATTGGAGTGTGGCCGTGGCATCCAGGTCAATGAGTGCCTGCAGACGTCCATCCCCAGCATTTTTGCACTGGGTGACTGCATCGAAATCAATGGTCAACTGATGCCTTATCTGGCACCGATCAACCAGGGAATTGAAGCGTTGGCGCGCACGCTTTCGGGCTACCCGACGGCCGTGCAATACCCGCTGATGCCGATCACCGTCAAGACCCCGGCAGCCCCGTTATGCCTGTTGCCCGCGCCATTCGGGTGCAGTGGCCAGTGGCAGATCGAACCTACAGCCGACGGACTCTGCGCGGCGTTCAACGATACCTCCGGTGTCTTGCGCGGCTTCGCCCTGATCGGCCGTCAGGCCCAGCAAAAACGCGGCGTCTGGCTGCAGAACTGTCAGCCCCTTCAAACCCACGTGGCTTAA
- a CDS encoding aldehyde dehydrogenase family protein, with product MSLVHWRNHINGQWVDSDQHLTILNPASNQPVATIAQACIADAECALQAARRCADSGELIAVRPARRVTWLLEIARQIRLVADDGAHLLCAENGKTFNDARDEFIEAARYFEYYAGMADKIEGISVPLGNGYMDFTLYEPMGVSLQIVPWNFPVSICARSLAPALAAGNAVVIKSPELSPLGLCILMQAIERAGLPTGAVNLLCGRGREVGAYLAGHKHVDQIVFTGSVPTGQSILRAAAENAVPSVMELGGKSAALVFADADREQLLSSVRSGIFFNAGQVCSALSRLLVERSIYDEVVEQVASLANSLHIGPGAENAELTPVISAGQLHGIQAMCRRAQEQGARVVAGGDAVSGLSGNYMQPTVFCDVTPEMEIASQEVFGPVLAILPFDTEEQAIGLANGTDFGLVAGVFTQDLNRALRCARRLRAGQVFVNEWFAGGIETPFGGVGLSGYGREKGQEALYSYVRTKNLAVRIQGE from the coding sequence ATGAGCCTTGTTCATTGGCGAAACCACATAAATGGTCAATGGGTCGACAGTGATCAGCACCTGACCATCCTCAACCCGGCCAGCAATCAACCGGTGGCGACCATCGCGCAGGCCTGCATTGCCGATGCCGAATGCGCCCTGCAAGCCGCACGACGCTGTGCGGACAGCGGCGAATTGATCGCTGTACGCCCTGCCCGGCGCGTGACCTGGCTGCTGGAAATAGCACGACAGATCCGCCTGGTTGCCGATGACGGCGCCCACCTGCTCTGCGCGGAGAACGGTAAGACCTTCAACGATGCCCGAGACGAGTTCATCGAAGCGGCGAGGTATTTCGAGTACTACGCCGGCATGGCGGACAAGATTGAAGGCATTTCCGTGCCGCTGGGCAACGGTTACATGGACTTCACGCTGTATGAACCCATGGGCGTGTCCCTGCAGATAGTGCCCTGGAACTTCCCGGTCTCCATCTGCGCCCGCTCCCTGGCCCCGGCACTCGCTGCCGGCAACGCCGTCGTGATCAAGTCCCCGGAGTTGTCGCCGCTGGGTCTATGCATCCTGATGCAGGCCATCGAACGCGCTGGCCTGCCAACCGGTGCGGTCAATTTGCTGTGCGGCCGCGGGCGTGAGGTCGGCGCCTATCTGGCGGGCCATAAACACGTTGATCAGATTGTTTTCACCGGCTCTGTGCCAACCGGGCAAAGCATCTTGCGCGCTGCCGCCGAAAACGCCGTGCCCAGCGTGATGGAGCTTGGTGGCAAATCCGCGGCACTGGTCTTCGCTGATGCCGACCGGGAGCAACTGCTGTCCAGCGTGCGCAGCGGCATCTTTTTCAATGCCGGGCAAGTGTGTTCGGCGTTGTCGAGGCTGCTGGTAGAGCGCTCGATCTACGACGAAGTGGTCGAACAGGTGGCCAGCCTGGCGAACAGCCTGCACATCGGCCCCGGGGCGGAGAATGCCGAGTTGACCCCGGTGATATCTGCCGGCCAATTGCACGGTATCCAGGCGATGTGTCGACGAGCCCAGGAACAAGGTGCGCGCGTAGTCGCAGGTGGCGACGCCGTGAGCGGCCTGAGCGGCAATTACATGCAGCCGACAGTTTTCTGTGATGTGACCCCGGAGATGGAAATTGCCAGCCAGGAAGTATTTGGCCCGGTGCTGGCCATTTTGCCTTTCGACACGGAAGAACAGGCCATTGGCCTGGCCAATGGCACCGACTTCGGCCTGGTAGCGGGTGTCTTCACTCAGGATTTGAATCGCGCCCTGCGCTGTGCCCGCCGACTGCGGGCCGGCCAGGTCTTCGTCAACGAGTGGTTCGCCGGCGGGATCGAGACACCGTTTGGGGGAGTCGGCCTGTCTGGTTATGGCCGTGAAAAGGGTCAGGAAGCGCTGTACAGCTATGTGCGCACCAAAAACCTGGCTGTGCGAATTCAAGGCGAGTGA
- a CDS encoding aromatic ring-hydroxylating oxygenase subunit alpha yields MGIANLIPVHILETVLAPIEQAHGLTNDFYTEQPYFELDRDQIMGRNWACIGFASDLPTNAYVKPVDFMGLPLLIMRNREGQVQVFHNVCSHRGVKLVQEAGAIQGMIRCPYHSWTYDLNGALRGTPHVGGINQHKDERFACEKHGLKPLRSAIWMDMVFINLSGDAPALEDALAPLTQRWTQFLGHDGMSLLRRESNSGAMAIEVNCNWKLAVENYCEAYHLPWIHPSLNSYSKLEDHYNILFDQFAGQGSYAYNLSDVAGTHLPTFPSWPADRMRTAEYVSFFPNVLLGIQADHAFAMMLEPVAPGKTIEHLRLFYVGDEALDPLYDAARKAVMESWRVVFAEDIASVEGMQKGRSSPGYRGGAFSPEMDLPTHYFHKWAARELLDSVDQAHGGETV; encoded by the coding sequence ATGGGCATCGCCAACCTTATCCCCGTACACATTCTGGAAACCGTGCTGGCTCCTATCGAGCAAGCCCATGGCCTGACCAATGATTTTTACACCGAGCAGCCCTACTTCGAGCTGGACCGCGACCAGATCATGGGCCGCAACTGGGCGTGCATTGGTTTTGCCTCCGACCTGCCCACCAACGCCTACGTCAAACCGGTGGACTTCATGGGGCTGCCGCTGTTGATCATGCGCAACCGTGAAGGCCAGGTGCAGGTGTTCCATAACGTGTGCAGCCATCGCGGGGTCAAGTTGGTGCAGGAAGCCGGCGCCATTCAGGGCATGATCCGTTGCCCTTACCATTCCTGGACTTACGACCTGAACGGTGCGCTGCGCGGCACGCCCCATGTCGGGGGTATCAACCAGCACAAAGACGAGCGCTTCGCCTGCGAAAAGCACGGTTTGAAACCACTGCGCAGTGCCATCTGGATGGACATGGTGTTCATCAACTTGTCGGGTGATGCCCCGGCACTGGAAGACGCTCTGGCTCCGTTAACCCAGCGCTGGACGCAATTTCTGGGACATGACGGCATGTCATTGCTGCGTCGTGAATCCAACAGCGGTGCGATGGCCATTGAGGTCAACTGCAACTGGAAGCTGGCGGTCGAGAACTACTGCGAGGCTTATCACCTGCCCTGGATTCACCCAAGCCTGAACAGTTATTCCAAGCTGGAAGACCACTACAACATTCTTTTTGACCAATTCGCCGGGCAAGGCAGTTACGCCTACAACCTGTCTGACGTTGCCGGCACCCATCTGCCGACATTCCCGTCCTGGCCGGCTGATCGCATGCGCACCGCTGAATATGTGTCGTTCTTCCCCAACGTGTTGCTGGGGATACAGGCCGACCATGCCTTCGCCATGATGCTGGAGCCGGTCGCACCTGGGAAAACCATTGAGCACCTGCGGTTGTTCTATGTCGGTGACGAAGCCCTCGACCCGCTCTACGATGCCGCTCGCAAGGCTGTCATGGAATCCTGGCGCGTGGTATTTGCCGAGGACATTGCCTCGGTGGAAGGCATGCAAAAAGGCCGCAGTTCACCAGGCTACAGAGGCGGCGCTTTTTCTCCGGAAATGGACTTGCCGACGCACTACTTCCACAAGTGGGCAGCCCGGGAGTTGCTCGACAGTGTCGATCAGGCCCACGGTGGAGAAACCGTATGA
- a CDS encoding BCCT family transporter, with translation MRAKSGLFKGLNPTVTVVSVALVLAFVLLCAFKGDQATLVFKTASDAILHNFKWFYLALVSGLLCVLLMLAWSPYGALKLGRAQDTPEFSFGAWIAMLFSAGMGIGLIFWSVAEPVLHYANNPFAPGLTDEAATVAMRLTLFHWGLHPWAIFTMIGVSLAYFAYCKGLPLALRSILYPLIGNRIYGPIGHVVDILGVAITAFGVSQSLGLGVVQINTGLNQVFQVPVSIGLQLSIIAFVSLIAAVSLVAGLSKGMKRLSTLNMWLSFGLMLVVLWLGPTRYILNFFFEATGDYVQHIVGLSFWTDTQGDSEWQNSWTAFYWPWWMTWGPFVGLFIARISRGRTIRELIVGALAVPTLVTILWMSVFGGAALKDEQQARHAHAQLPVAEQVVAAPFVGGAVLQATQKETTAAMFTLLQRLDGPAIGGVLCLIVCLLLAVHFVTAADAGTQVLCMLNSVGSINPPNWIRVLWCFLEGAIAAGLLLAGGLVAIQMASIIIGLPIAFFLLVTCFSLLRSLRADTQATAEGWMMPATANDSLNHPEEAVSERMAMLRPPGELA, from the coding sequence ATGCGTGCTAAAAGTGGCCTTTTCAAAGGCCTCAATCCAACCGTGACAGTGGTGTCGGTCGCCCTGGTCCTCGCTTTCGTCTTGCTCTGCGCCTTTAAGGGCGACCAGGCCACGTTGGTGTTCAAGACTGCTTCCGACGCCATCCTGCATAACTTCAAATGGTTTTACCTGGCCCTGGTGAGCGGCCTGTTGTGTGTGCTGCTGATGCTGGCATGGAGCCCTTACGGAGCGCTCAAGCTGGGTCGGGCGCAGGACACACCTGAATTCAGTTTCGGTGCCTGGATCGCTATGTTGTTCAGTGCCGGCATGGGCATTGGCCTGATCTTCTGGTCGGTCGCCGAGCCGGTCCTGCACTATGCCAATAACCCGTTCGCACCGGGCCTGACGGACGAGGCGGCCACGGTCGCGATGCGGCTCACGCTGTTTCATTGGGGCCTGCATCCCTGGGCCATTTTCACCATGATCGGCGTCAGCCTGGCCTACTTCGCGTATTGCAAAGGCCTGCCGCTGGCCTTGCGTTCAATTCTCTATCCCCTGATCGGTAATCGTATCTACGGGCCTATCGGCCATGTGGTAGACATTCTTGGGGTGGCGATTACCGCCTTTGGCGTATCACAATCGTTGGGGTTGGGGGTGGTGCAGATCAATACCGGTCTGAATCAGGTGTTCCAGGTACCGGTCAGTATCGGTCTGCAGCTATCGATCATCGCCTTCGTCAGCCTTATTGCGGCGGTTTCGCTGGTGGCCGGGTTGTCCAAGGGCATGAAGCGGCTTTCGACACTGAACATGTGGCTGTCTTTTGGACTGATGCTGGTGGTGCTGTGGTTGGGACCGACCCGCTACATACTCAATTTTTTCTTCGAAGCCACCGGTGATTATGTGCAGCACATCGTTGGTCTGAGTTTCTGGACAGACACTCAGGGCGACAGTGAATGGCAAAATAGCTGGACGGCCTTTTACTGGCCCTGGTGGATGACCTGGGGCCCCTTCGTGGGCTTGTTCATTGCGCGCATTTCCCGCGGTCGAACCATTCGTGAACTGATCGTCGGAGCCCTTGCCGTGCCGACGCTGGTAACCATCTTGTGGATGTCGGTGTTTGGCGGGGCGGCACTCAAGGACGAGCAGCAAGCCCGTCACGCCCATGCACAACTGCCTGTCGCCGAACAGGTTGTGGCCGCACCGTTTGTGGGAGGAGCTGTGCTTCAGGCCACCCAGAAAGAAACCACGGCTGCCATGTTTACCTTGCTTCAGCGCCTGGATGGTCCCGCCATCGGTGGGGTATTGTGCCTCATTGTCTGTTTGCTGCTGGCCGTGCACTTTGTGACGGCCGCCGATGCCGGGACGCAGGTGCTGTGCATGCTCAACTCCGTGGGCAGCATCAATCCGCCCAACTGGATCCGGGTGCTTTGGTGCTTTCTGGAAGGCGCGATTGCCGCCGGTTTACTACTGGCGGGCGGACTGGTGGCGATCCAGATGGCAAGCATCATCATCGGCCTGCCTATTGCCTTCTTTCTGCTGGTGACCTGCTTCAGCCTGTTACGCAGTTTGCGTGCCGATACCCAGGCTACCGCCGAGGGTTGGATGATGCCCGCGACCGCCAATGACTCACTGAATCATCCCGAGGAAGCCGTCTCTGAAAGGATGGCAATGCTGAGGCCTCCCGGCGAACTCGCCTGA
- a CDS encoding LysR substrate-binding domain-containing protein has product MKLQPLPPLNSLVVFEAAARHMSFTLAARELNVTQGAISRQIRVLEDYLGTALFVRTTREINLTATGNQYCETVRETLQQLAHATAGVRHWRGAQQVTVVTSTAMASLWLLPLVSEFQRQNEEIDLRIIATDQVNDFSRLDCDLALYYCSSPPKNMQVTPLFSEEMFPVCSPQYLAQNPGITALERLGECTWLWLEDPQRDWIGWREWFERLGQRPPEPRRRININSYSMLIQSALAGQGIALAWSNLLSDHLQTGKLVRPTGTYLRTDAQFCLLEPQGRAANRQSVNRFRQWLLTHLAETIDAE; this is encoded by the coding sequence ATGAAACTGCAACCCTTGCCGCCGCTTAACAGCCTGGTGGTATTCGAGGCCGCTGCCCGTCATATGAGCTTCACTCTGGCCGCGCGCGAACTGAATGTCACTCAAGGTGCAATCAGCCGCCAGATTCGTGTGCTTGAAGACTATCTGGGCACTGCTCTGTTTGTACGAACCACTCGGGAAATCAACCTGACCGCCACTGGCAATCAGTATTGTGAAACCGTGCGTGAAACGCTCCAGCAACTGGCCCATGCCACCGCCGGAGTTCGCCACTGGCGTGGAGCCCAGCAGGTCACGGTGGTCACCAGTACCGCCATGGCATCTCTGTGGCTGCTGCCATTGGTCTCAGAATTCCAGCGCCAGAATGAAGAGATTGACCTGCGCATCATCGCCACGGACCAGGTCAATGACTTCTCGCGCCTGGATTGTGATCTGGCGCTTTATTACTGCAGTTCGCCCCCCAAAAACATGCAGGTCACGCCGCTGTTCAGCGAAGAAATGTTCCCGGTATGCAGTCCACAATACCTGGCGCAGAACCCGGGCATCACTGCGTTGGAGCGCCTTGGTGAATGCACGTGGCTATGGCTTGAGGACCCGCAACGGGACTGGATTGGCTGGCGGGAGTGGTTCGAGCGGCTGGGCCAGCGCCCTCCGGAGCCCCGGCGACGCATCAATATCAATAGCTATTCGATGCTGATCCAGTCAGCCCTCGCAGGCCAGGGGATCGCCCTGGCCTGGTCAAACCTGCTGAGCGACCACTTACAGACCGGCAAACTGGTGCGTCCGACCGGGACGTACTTGCGCACGGATGCCCAGTTCTGCCTGCTGGAACCCCAAGGCCGGGCCGCCAATCGACAAAGCGTCAACCGCTTTCGCCAATGGTTGTTAACCCATCTGGCGGAGACGATTGACGCTGAGTGA
- a CDS encoding ATP-dependent Clp protease proteolytic subunit: MSEHIVHFHCQIDQGTTERFRDSCLEALEQGASSLLLNLSTTGGSTNFGFTLYTFIKSLPVPICAINAGNIESMGIIMFLAAQQRITTPHSRFLIHPMNWYFNQSSVDHQRLREYLSSLDNDLARYVKIYEIETANAATRLDIFKCLSAEEKVIAAQDSLVYGIAHEVKQVVFGDDIKHWKVSGG; the protein is encoded by the coding sequence ATGTCCGAGCACATCGTGCACTTTCATTGCCAGATCGATCAGGGCACCACGGAACGCTTCCGTGACAGCTGCCTTGAAGCCCTGGAGCAAGGCGCCAGCTCGCTGCTGCTGAACCTCTCTACCACAGGCGGCAGCACCAATTTCGGCTTTACCCTGTACACCTTTATCAAATCGTTACCGGTGCCGATTTGCGCGATTAACGCGGGGAATATCGAGTCCATGGGCATCATCATGTTTCTCGCGGCTCAACAGCGGATCACAACGCCTCACTCGCGCTTTCTTATCCATCCCATGAACTGGTATTTCAATCAAAGCTCTGTAGACCATCAGCGTCTGCGCGAGTACCTGTCGAGCCTGGACAACGACCTGGCGCGCTATGTCAAAATCTACGAGATCGAGACCGCTAATGCCGCGACCCGACTGGATATATTCAAATGCCTGTCAGCCGAAGAAAAAGTCATAGCCGCCCAGGACTCACTGGTCTACGGGATTGCCCACGAAGTGAAGCAAGTGGTCTTCGGCGATGACATCAAACACTGGAAAGTCAGCGGTGGTTGA
- a CDS encoding KGG domain-containing protein, whose protein sequence is MANTGRSNPGNFANDREKASEAGKKGGHASGANNDRNKTPSQGKKGGQPGGAGRS, encoded by the coding sequence ATGGCTAACACCGGACGTTCTAACCCCGGGAATTTTGCGAACGATCGAGAGAAAGCATCTGAAGCCGGGAAAAAGGGCGGTCATGCCTCAGGCGCTAATAATGACCGGAACAAAACGCCCTCTCAGGGCAAAAAAGGCGGACAACCCGGCGGCGCAGGCCGCAGCTGA
- a CDS encoding DUF4142 domain-containing protein → MITTRMAQIGLMVLLTAGSVSAVMAGSPNDFVEKAAQGGIAEIESSKVALEKSSAADVKAFAQHMIDDHTRANQDLMGLAKKLDIDLPDVATLTAQANTEAKKMALDVRPELFDKTYADKQVKAHEKALLLFKEKAAATVDTPLKVFAEKTLPTLEMHLDMAKKLQSQHAR, encoded by the coding sequence ATGATCACCACACGCATGGCTCAGATAGGGTTGATGGTGTTGCTGACGGCAGGTTCCGTGTCTGCAGTGATGGCTGGCTCCCCCAATGACTTTGTCGAAAAAGCGGCGCAAGGCGGTATCGCAGAAATCGAAAGCAGTAAAGTGGCACTGGAAAAAAGCAGCGCTGCGGACGTCAAAGCCTTCGCCCAGCACATGATCGATGACCACACCCGGGCCAATCAGGACCTGATGGGGCTGGCCAAGAAGCTCGATATCGATCTACCCGATGTCGCCACATTGACGGCCCAGGCCAATACCGAGGCAAAAAAAATGGCTCTGGACGTACGCCCGGAGCTCTTCGATAAAACCTATGCGGACAAGCAGGTCAAAGCTCACGAAAAAGCCTTGCTCTTGTTCAAGGAAAAGGCCGCAGCAACCGTTGATACACCGCTCAAGGTCTTCGCCGAGAAGACGCTGCCTACGCTGGAAATGCACCTGGACATGGCCAAAAAACTTCAGAGCCAGCACGCACGCTAA
- a CDS encoding aldose 1-epimerase family protein, translating to MKLLPVTCALAALSFGSHAYAWDFVLLDSDKPASNLRITSEQLGLKVDKPFSVSMRTLHGGRQEGVSLIDIDNGTMKLTVVPTRGMNVLSAQVGSVRMGWDSPVKEVVNPAFIELNGRGGLGWLEGFNELVTRCGYEWVGHPGMDNGELLTLHGRAANIPASRVTVHIDETPPYAIHVRGELKEQAFKKVDFSVQTELVTEPGAAHFVLNDTLTNNGDYPKEYQALYHSNFSTPFLEEGARFAAPVKQVSPFNDKARADLGDWQTYRAPTPDYDETVYNVVPYGDAKGNTLTVLHNKAASLGVAVGFNVQQLPVFSLWKNTDTRGQGYVTGLEPGTSFSYNRRYQRPLNLVPTIGPKQQRQFRISYTLLTDEPAVSKALQQVKSIQDGRATEVRQTPLVDLSKE from the coding sequence ATGAAACTGCTTCCCGTCACCTGCGCCCTTGCAGCGTTGTCCTTTGGCTCTCACGCTTACGCTTGGGACTTTGTGTTGCTCGACAGCGACAAGCCCGCCAGTAACCTGCGTATAACCAGCGAGCAGTTGGGGCTCAAAGTCGACAAACCCTTTTCAGTCAGCATGCGCACCCTGCACGGCGGTCGTCAGGAAGGCGTGAGTCTGATCGATATCGATAACGGCACGATGAAACTGACGGTGGTGCCGACCCGTGGCATGAACGTACTCAGTGCCCAGGTCGGCAGTGTGCGGATGGGGTGGGATTCGCCGGTGAAGGAAGTGGTCAACCCGGCGTTCATCGAGTTGAACGGTCGCGGCGGCCTGGGCTGGCTCGAAGGCTTCAACGAACTGGTCACCCGGTGTGGTTACGAGTGGGTCGGCCATCCGGGCATGGACAACGGCGAGTTGCTGACCTTGCATGGTCGCGCGGCGAACATCCCGGCCAGCCGGGTGACCGTGCATATCGACGAAACTCCGCCGTATGCCATCCACGTGCGTGGCGAGTTGAAAGAGCAGGCATTCAAAAAAGTCGACTTCAGCGTGCAAACCGAGCTGGTCACCGAACCGGGTGCGGCGCACTTTGTGCTTAATGACACGCTGACCAACAACGGCGATTACCCGAAAGAATACCAGGCGCTGTACCACAGCAACTTCAGCACGCCGTTTCTGGAGGAGGGCGCCCGCTTTGCGGCACCGGTCAAACAAGTGTCGCCTTTCAACGACAAAGCCAGGGCTGACCTGGGCGACTGGCAGACTTACCGGGCACCGACACCGGACTACGACGAAACCGTGTACAACGTGGTGCCTTACGGCGACGCCAAAGGCAACACCTTGACCGTGCTGCATAACAAAGCCGCCAGCCTCGGCGTCGCGGTTGGCTTCAACGTGCAGCAATTGCCGGTGTTCTCACTGTGGAAAAACACCGATACACGAGGCCAGGGCTACGTCACCGGGCTTGAGCCAGGCACCAGCTTTTCCTACAACCGCCGCTACCAGAGACCATTGAATCTGGTGCCGACCATTGGCCCTAAACAACAGCGCCAGTTCCGCATCAGCTACACCTTGCTGACCGATGAACCGGCGGTGAGCAAGGCGTTGCAACAGGTCAAATCGATCCAGGACGGACGTGCCACAGAAGTGCGGCAGACGCCGTTGGTGGACTTGAGTAAAGAGTGA
- the dctA gene encoding C4-dicarboxylate transporter DctA yields MEISKSRWYSQLYVQVLIGIVIGAAIGYFVPDIGAKLQPFADGFIKLIKMLLAPIIFGTVVVGIAKMGSIKEVGRIGVKALIYFEILSTIALVVGLIVVNIVKPGVGMNINVSALDGSAISKYSQAASEQGGTIDFFLNIIPHTFLGAFSNGVMLQVILLSVLMGVALVQMGETSKPLINTIDLFLQGLFKIVAMVMRLAPIGAGAGMAFTIGKYGIGTLLSLGQLLIALYITTLIFIVVVLGTVARWSGMPLMQFLRYFKDEILITLGTCSTEAVLPRMMVKLEKLGCKKSVVGMVLPTGYTFNADGTCIYLTMAAIFIAQATNTPLTFVDQMILLGVFLLTSKGSAGVAGAGFVTLAATLTTIHSIPLVGLVLLLGIDRFLNEARAVTNLIGNGIGTIAIAKWDNSFDVEACEREIAAMKHEKAERKALLAQK; encoded by the coding sequence GTGGAAATCTCCAAATCCCGTTGGTATAGCCAGCTGTATGTGCAAGTGCTGATCGGCATCGTGATCGGTGCAGCTATCGGTTACTTCGTACCCGATATCGGAGCCAAGCTCCAACCCTTTGCCGATGGTTTCATCAAACTGATCAAAATGCTGTTGGCGCCCATTATTTTCGGTACGGTCGTTGTAGGTATCGCGAAGATGGGCAGTATCAAAGAAGTCGGGCGGATTGGCGTAAAAGCGCTGATCTACTTTGAGATTCTATCTACCATCGCCCTAGTTGTCGGCCTTATCGTGGTCAACATCGTCAAGCCTGGTGTCGGTATGAACATTAACGTCAGTGCGCTTGATGGAAGTGCTATCAGCAAGTACAGCCAGGCTGCCAGCGAACAGGGCGGCACCATTGATTTCTTCCTCAATATCATCCCCCACACGTTCCTCGGCGCATTCTCCAATGGCGTCATGCTGCAGGTCATTCTGCTTTCGGTTTTGATGGGTGTTGCCTTGGTTCAGATGGGCGAAACCAGCAAGCCGCTGATCAACACCATTGATCTGTTCCTGCAAGGCTTGTTCAAGATCGTTGCAATGGTCATGCGCTTGGCGCCGATTGGTGCGGGTGCCGGGATGGCGTTCACTATCGGCAAGTACGGGATTGGCACCTTGCTGTCACTCGGTCAGTTGCTGATCGCGCTCTACATCACAACCTTGATTTTCATCGTGGTGGTGCTGGGTACGGTGGCCAGATGGTCGGGCATGCCGCTCATGCAATTCCTTCGTTACTTCAAAGATGAAATTCTCATCACGCTTGGCACCTGTTCAACCGAAGCCGTGCTGCCACGAATGATGGTGAAACTTGAAAAGCTTGGCTGCAAAAAGTCGGTAGTGGGCATGGTGTTGCCAACGGGGTACACCTTCAATGCGGACGGCACCTGCATCTATCTCACCATGGCCGCCATCTTCATCGCCCAGGCGACCAATACGCCACTGACGTTTGTGGATCAGATGATTCTGCTGGGCGTATTCCTGCTGACTTCCAAAGGCTCGGCTGGCGTGGCAGGTGCGGGGTTTGTGACGTTGGCCGCAACGCTCACAACTATCCACTCCATTCCTCTGGTTGGGCTCGTTTTGCTCTTGGGCATTGACCGGTTCCTGAACGAGGCGCGGGCCGTGACCAACCTGATCGGTAACGGCATCGGCACCATTGCCATTGCCAAGTGGGACAACTCGTTCGATGTCGAGGCCTGTGAGCGTGAAATTGCCGCCATGAAACATGAAAAGGCGGAAAGGAAGGCATTGCTGGCGCAGAAATAA